Proteins encoded in a region of the Dromaius novaehollandiae isolate bDroNov1 chromosome 18, bDroNov1.hap1, whole genome shotgun sequence genome:
- the SOCS3 gene encoding suppressor of cytokine signaling 3, giving the protein MNEEREGAAALPGMGRRCLAASRAGPSRAGRGRAPGALQEAAQFQEPEGGLCARYKRPPRAAPAAPPPRTEPAPRRRPRLRAPGDGVAAAAAGSSSPRAKLAPCAMVTHSKLPAGMSRPLDTSLRLKTFSSKSEYQLVVNTVRKLQESGFYWSTVTGGEANLLLSAEPAGTFLIRDSSDQRHFFTLSVKTESGTKNLRIQCEGGSFSLQSDPRSSQPVPRFDCVLKLVHHYMPPAPRAVPEQPGAALHPRRAYYIYSGGEKIPLVLSRPLSSSVSSLQHLCRKTVNGHLDSYEKLTQLPAPIKEFLDQYDAPL; this is encoded by the exons ATGAATGAGGagcgggagggggcggccgcgctgcccggaaTGGGCCGGCGGTGCCTGGCggcgagccgagccgggccgagccgggcgggGCGCGGGAGGGCGCCGGGAGCGTTACAAGAAGCCGCGCAGTTCCAGGAACCCGAGGGCGGGCTCTGCGCCCGCTATAAGAGGcctccccgggccgccccggcagctccgccgccgcgcaccgagcccgcgccccgccgccggccccggctccgcgccccAG GTGATGGTGTAGCAGCCGCtgccgccggcagcagcagcccgcGCGCGAAGCTGGCTCCCTGCGCCATGGTCACCCACAGCAAGCTCCCCGCCGGGATGAGCCGTCCCCTGGACACCAGCCTGCGCCTGAAGACGTTCAGCTCCAAGAGCGAGTACCAGCTGGTGGTGAACACCGTGCGCAAGCTGCAGGAGAGCGGCTTCTACTGGAGCACGGTGACGGGCGGCGAGGCCAACCTGCTGCTGAGCGCCGAGCCCGCCGGCACCTTCCTCATCCGCGACAGCTCCGACCAGCGGCACTTCTTCACGCTCAGCGTCAAGACGGAGTCGGGCACCAAGAACCTGCGCATCCAGTGCGAGGGCGGCAGCTTCTCGCTGCAGAGCGACCCGCGCAGCAGCCAGCCCGTGCCCCGCTTCGACTGCGTGCTCAAGCTGGTGCACCACTAcatgccccccgccccccgcgccgtgcCCGAGCAGCCGGGGGCCGCCCTGCACCCCAGGCGCGCCTACTACATCTACTCGGGCGGCGAGAAGATCCCGCTGGTGCTCAGCCGCCCGCTCTCCTCCAGCGTGTCCTCCCTGCAGCACCTCTGCCGCAAGACCGTCAACGGGCACCTGGACTCCTACGAGAAGCTGACCCAGCTGCCGGCGCCCATCAAGGAGTTCCTGGACCAGTACGACGCCCCCCTCTAA